The Pleurodeles waltl isolate 20211129_DDA chromosome 6, aPleWal1.hap1.20221129, whole genome shotgun sequence genome has a segment encoding these proteins:
- the LOC138301831 gene encoding GATA zinc finger domain-containing protein 14-like, which translates to MGTQGQQKVRGTEGQQKLMGVQGQQKVRGTEGQEKVIGAQGQQKVMGVQGQQKVMVHKDGRSGKNTSVTCGHIPEAAGPAVGGVWIFGQSTKGFRSHGPGRTRNKSPPSGHLPAAGSSSSHNSWTILDRGHHHCSSNNSSYHNSSNNRSNNSCHNSSNIHSSHNSSNHSCNNSSNNRSYHSCHNSTNNSSHHGSNNCSHNNSSSNNSSYYSSHNSSNHSCNNSSNNYSSHNSSYYSSHNSSNHSCNNRSNNHSCNNSSNNHSSHNSSYYSSHNSSNYCSNHSCHNSSNNSCNNSSNNSSYHSCHNSTNSSHHNSNNCSHNNSSSNSSYYSSHNSSNHSCNNSSNNYSSHNSSNHSSNNSSYYSSNNSSNYRSNHSCHNSRNNSCHNSSNNSSFHSCHNSTNNSSHHSSNNCSHNNSSSNNSSHYSSHNSSNHSSHNSSNYRSNHSCHSSTNNSSHHGSNNCSHNNSSSNNSSYYSSHNSSNHSCNNSSNNYSSHNSSYYSRHNSSNNSCNNSSNNHSCNNSSNNNSSHNSSYYSSHNSSNYCSNHSCHNSSNNSCHNSSNNSSYHSCHNSTNSSHHDSNNCSHNNSSSNNSSYYSSHNSSNHSCNNSSNNYSSHNSSNHSSNNSSYYSSHNSSNHSCNNSSNNHSCNNSSNNHSCNNSSNNHSSHNSSYYSSHNSSYYSSHNSSNYRSNRSCHNSSNNSCHNSSYYSSHNSSNYCSNHSCHNCSNNSCHNSSNNSSFHCCHNRTNNSSHHSSNNCSHNSNNSSYYSSHNSSSHSCNNSSNNHSCNNSSNNHSSHNSSYYSSRNSRNYSSNHCCHNSTNNCSHHGSNNCSHNNSSNNNSHHSSNNSSHNNSSNHSSNNCSHNNSSSNNSSYYSSHNSSYYSSHNSSNHSCNNSSNNHSSHNSSYYSSHNSSNYCSNHSCHSSTNNSSHHGSNNCSHNNSSSNNSSYYSSHNSSNHSCNNSSNNYSSHNSSYYSSHNSSNHSCNNSSNNHSCNNSSNNHSSHNSSHNSSNYCSNHSCHNSINNSCHNSSNNSSYHSCHNSTNNSSHHNSNNCSHNNSSSNNSSYYSSHNSSNHSCNNSSNNYSSHNSSNHSSNNSSYYSSHNSSNYRSNHSCHNSRNNSCHNSSNNSSFHSCHNSTNNSSHHSSNNCSHNSSSNNSSYYSSHNSSNHSCNNSSNNHSCNNSSNNHSCNNSSNNHSSHNSSYYSSHNSSYYSRHNSSNYRSNHSCHNSSNNSCHNSSNNSSYYSSHNSSNYCSNHSCHNCSNNSCHTSSNNSSFHCCHNSTNNSSHHSSHNSSNNCSHNSNNSSYYSSHNSSNHSCNNSSNNHSCNNSSNNHSSHNSSYYSSHNSRNYSSNHSCHNSSNNNSYHCCHNSTNNCSHDGSNNCSHNNSSSNNSHHSSHNNSNRSCHHNRHNNSDNSCHNNSDHSCHNGYYSNS; encoded by the coding sequence CcactgcagcagcaacaacagcagctaccacaacagcagcaacaaccgtagcaacaacagctgccacaacagcagcaacatccacagcagccacaacagcagcaaccacagctgcaacaacagcagcaacaacaggagctaccacagctgccacaacagcaccaacaacagcagccaccacgGCAGCAACAACTGCagccacaacaacagcagcagcaacaacagcagctactacagcagccacaacagcagcaaccacagctgcaacaacagcagcaacaactacagcagccacaacagcagctactacagcagccacaacagcagcaaccacagctgcaacaacagaagcaacaaccacagctgcaacaacagcagcaacaaccacagcagccacaacagcagctactacagcagccacaacagcagcaactactgtagcaaccacagctgccacaacagcagcaacaacagctgcaacaacagcagcaacaacagcagctaccacagctgccacaacagcaccaacagcagccaccacaacagcaacaactgcagccacaacaacagcagcagcaacagcagctactacagcagccacaacagcagcaaccacagctgcaacaacagtagcaacaactacagcagccacaacagcagcaaccacagcagcaacaacagcagctactacagcagcaacaacagcagcaactaccgtagcaaccacagctgccacaacagcaggaacaacagctgccacaacagcagcaacaacagcagcttccacagctgccacaacagcaccaacaacagcagccaccacagcagcaacaactgcagccacaacaacagcagcagcaacaacagcagccactacagcagccacaacagcagcaaccacagcagccacaacagcagcaactaccgtAGcaaccacagctgccacagcagcaccaacaacagcagccaccacgGCAGCAACAACTGCagccacaacaacagcagcagcaacaacagcagctactacagcagccacaacagcagcaaccacagctgcaacaacagcagcaacaactacagcagccacaacagcagctactacagccgccacaacagcagcaacaacagctgcaacaacagcagcaacaaccacagctgcaacaacagcagcaacaacaacagcagccacaacagcagctactacagcagccacaacagcagcaactactgtagcaaccacagctgccacaacagcagcaataacagctgccacaacagcagcaacaacagcagctaccacagctgccacaacagcaccAACAGCAGCCACCACGACAGCAACAACTGCagccacaacaacagcagcagcaacaacagcagctactacagcagccacaacagcagcaaccacagctgcaacaacagcagcaacaactacagcagccacaacagcagcaaccacagcagcaacaacagcagctactacagcagccacaacagcagcaaccacagctgcaataacagcagcaacaaccacagctgcaacaacagcagcaacaaccacagctgcaacaacagcagcaataaccacagcagccacaacagcagctactacagcagccacaacagcagctactacagcagccacaacagcagcaactaccgtAGCAaccgcagctgccacaacagcagcaacaacagctgccacaacagcagctactacagcagccacaacagcagcaactactgtagcaaccacagctgccacaactgcagcaacaacagctgccacaacagcagcaacaacagcagcttccactgctgccacaaccgcaccaacaacagcagccaccacagcagcaacaactgcagccacaacagcaacaacagcagctactacagcagccacaacagcagcagccacagctgcaacaacagcagcaacaaccacagttgcaacaacagcagcaacaaccacagcagccacaacagcagctacTACAGCAGCCGCAACAGCAGGAACTACAGTAGcaaccactgctgccacaacagcaCCAACAACTGTAGCCACCACGGCAGCAACAACTGCagccacaacaacagcagcaacaacaacagccaccacagcagcaacaacagcagccacaacaacagcagcaaccacagcagcaacaactgcagccacaacaacagcagcagcaacaacagcagctactacagcagccacaacagcagctactacagcagccacaacagcagcaaccacagctgcaacaacagcagcaacaaccacagcagccacaacagcagctactacagcagccacaacagcagcaactactgtagcaaccacagctgccacagcagcaccaacaacagcagccaccacgGCAGCAACAACTGCagccacaacaacagcagcagcaacaacagcagctactacagcagccacaacagcagcaaccacagctgcaacaacagcagcaacaactacagcagccacaacagcagctactacagcagccacaacagcagcaaccacagctgcaacaacagcagcaacaaccacagctgcaacaacagcagcaacaaccacagcagccacaacagcagccacaacagcagcaactactgtagcaaccacagctgccacaacagcatcaacaacagctgccacaacagcagcaacaacagcagctaccacagctgccacaacagcaccaacaacagcagccaccacaacagcaacaactgcagccacaacaacagcagcagcaacaacagcagctactacagcagccacaacagcagcaaccacagctgcaacaacagcagcaacaactacagcagccacaacagcagcaaccacagcagcaacaacagcagctactacagcagccacaacagcagcaactaccgtagcaaccacagctgccacaacagcaggaacaacagctgccacaacagcagcaacaacagcagcttccacagctgccacaacagcaccaacaacagcagccaccacagcagcaacaactgcagccacaacagcagcagcaacaacagcagttactacagcagccacaacagcagcaaccacagctgcaataacagcagcaacaaccacagctgcaacaacagcagcaacaaccacagctgcaacaacagcagcaacaaccacagcagccacaacagcagctactacagcagccacaacagcagctactacagcaggcacaacagcagcaactaccgtAGcaaccacagctgccataacagcagcaacaacagctgccacaacagcagcaacaacagcagctactacagcagccacaacagcagcaactactgtagcaaccacagctgccacaactgcagcaacaacagctgccacaccagcagcaacaacagcagcttccactgctgccacaacagcaccaacaacagcagccaccacagcagtcacaacagcagcaacaactgcagccacaacagcaacaacagcagctactacagcagccacaacagcagcaaccacagctgcaacaacagcagcaacaaccacagttgcaacaacagcagcaacaaccacagcagccacaacagcagctactacagcagccacaacagcaggaaCTACAGTAgcaaccacagctgccacaacagcagcaacaacaacagctaccactgctgccacaacagcaCCAACAACTGTAGCCACGACGGCAGCAACAACTGCagccacaacaacagcagcagcaacaacagccaccacagcagccacaacaacagcaACCGCAGCTGCCACCACAACAGGCACAACAACAGcgacaacagctgccacaacaacagcgaccacagctgccacaacggcTACTACAGCAACAGTTGA